A single window of Lysobacter oculi DNA harbors:
- a CDS encoding phosphatidate cytidylyltransferase, translated as MTKTRFLAALVMGPAAILAVLFLPTPWMMVLAAVLFLAGLWEWFKLADVEDTLTRTFLLAANLLLMVMLVWGSRTERGGSLALFHLMILVGLGWWLLAALWLRFPTFGSHHEGWARAIKLAAGTLAVVPAWCALAVIHGDPADAATVGIIPRNHLWLLTALMMIWMADTGAYFAGRKFGRHKLSPRISPNKTVEGLIGGAVAATVFGLIFAMIAGASTAQLPWVALTALITVIASVVGDLFESLLKRHAGAKDSSDLIPGHGGILDRVDSVLAALPVFAICKASFGF; from the coding sequence ATGACCAAGACCCGTTTCCTCGCCGCCCTCGTCATGGGCCCCGCCGCCATCCTCGCGGTACTGTTCCTGCCCACGCCGTGGATGATGGTGCTGGCCGCCGTGCTGTTCCTGGCCGGGCTGTGGGAGTGGTTCAAGCTGGCCGATGTCGAAGACACGCTGACCCGCACCTTCCTGCTGGCCGCCAACCTGTTGCTGATGGTGATGCTGGTCTGGGGCTCGCGCACCGAGCGCGGCGGCTCGCTGGCGCTGTTCCACCTGATGATCCTGGTTGGCCTGGGCTGGTGGCTGCTGGCCGCGCTGTGGCTGCGCTTCCCCACCTTCGGTTCCCACCACGAGGGCTGGGCCCGCGCGATCAAGCTGGCCGCCGGCACGCTCGCCGTGGTTCCGGCCTGGTGCGCGCTGGCGGTGATCCACGGCGACCCGGCCGATGCCGCCACCGTCGGCATCATCCCCCGCAACCATTTGTGGCTGCTGACCGCGCTGATGATGATCTGGATGGCGGATACCGGCGCCTATTTCGCCGGCCGCAAATTCGGGCGCCACAAGCTGTCGCCGCGCATCAGCCCCAACAAGACGGTCGAAGGCCTCATCGGCGGCGCCGTGGCCGCGACGGTGTTCGGCCTGATCTTCGCGATGATCGCCGGCGCCTCCACCGCGCAGCTGCCGTGGGTGGCGCTGACCGCGCTGATCACGGTGATCGCCTCGGTGGTCGGCGACCTCTTCGAGAGCCTGCTCAAGCGCCACGCCGGGGCCAAGGATTCCAGCGACCTGATCCCGGGTCACGGCGGCATCCTGGACCGCGTCGACAGCGTGCTGGCGGCGCTGCCGGTGTTCGCCATCTGCAAGGCCAGTTTTGGCTTCTGA
- a CDS encoding 1-deoxy-D-xylulose-5-phosphate reductoisomerase: MRGVRRIALFGATGSIGASALDVIARHPDRYRATVLAAGTQVEALIELCRVHRPEHAVIADEAAFPTLRDGLRDAGLATQAHAGMAAMAQLAASDACDTVIAAIVGAAGLPSTLAAACAGKRLLLANKESLVLAGELLMREVAASGSTLVPIDSEHNAIFQCLPEGRCGEGVAKIILTASGGPFRGRRRDELATVTPAQAVAHPKWSMGPKISVDSATLMNKGLEVIEAHHLFGLPGERIEVLVHPQSLVHSFVEFVDGSTLAQLGLPDMRTTLAVGLAWPERVASGVAGLDLVAQGGALTFEPPDLDAFPCLRLAFHALSAGGTAPALLNALNEEAVSAFLQGRIGFLAIPALVEDGLAALPSTRAESLDVLHAADEAARRYARTAISRLN, translated from the coding sequence ATGCGCGGGGTGCGGCGCATCGCCCTGTTCGGTGCGACCGGCTCCATCGGCGCCTCGGCGCTGGACGTCATCGCCCGCCATCCCGACCGCTACCGCGCCACCGTGCTGGCCGCCGGCACGCAGGTCGAAGCGCTCATCGAGCTCTGCCGCGTCCATCGCCCCGAGCACGCGGTGATCGCGGACGAAGCCGCCTTCCCCACCCTGCGTGACGGCCTGCGCGACGCCGGCCTCGCCACCCAGGCCCACGCTGGCATGGCGGCGATGGCGCAACTGGCCGCCTCCGACGCCTGCGACACGGTGATCGCGGCCATCGTCGGCGCCGCCGGCTTGCCGTCCACGCTTGCCGCCGCCTGCGCCGGCAAGCGCCTGCTGCTGGCCAACAAGGAATCGCTGGTGCTGGCCGGCGAGCTGCTGATGCGCGAAGTCGCCGCTTCCGGCAGCACGCTGGTGCCGATCGACAGCGAGCACAACGCGATCTTCCAGTGCCTGCCCGAGGGCCGCTGCGGCGAGGGCGTGGCGAAGATCATCCTGACCGCGTCCGGCGGGCCGTTCCGTGGCCGCCGCCGCGATGAACTGGCCACGGTCACCCCGGCCCAGGCGGTGGCGCATCCCAAATGGTCGATGGGCCCGAAGATCTCGGTCGATTCGGCCACGCTGATGAACAAGGGGCTCGAAGTGATCGAGGCCCACCACCTGTTCGGCCTGCCCGGCGAACGCATCGAGGTGCTCGTGCACCCGCAGTCGCTGGTGCATTCCTTCGTCGAATTCGTCGATGGCTCGACGCTGGCGCAGCTCGGCCTGCCGGACATGCGCACCACGCTGGCGGTCGGGCTGGCCTGGCCGGAGCGCGTGGCCTCGGGCGTGGCCGGGCTGGACCTGGTCGCCCAGGGCGGTGCGCTCACCTTCGAGCCGCCGGACCTCGACGCCTTCCCCTGCCTGCGCCTGGCCTTCCACGCGCTTTCGGCCGGTGGCACCGCGCCGGCGCTGCTCAACGCGCTCAACGAGGAAGCCGTTTCAGCCTTTCTTCAGGGCCGGATTGGTTTTCTGGCGATCCCCGCGCTGGTCGAAGATGGTCTGGCCGCGCTCCCCTCCACCCGGGCGGAATCGCTCGACGTGCTGCACGCCGCCGACGAAGCGGCGCGCCGGTACGCGCGCACCGCGATTTCGCGCCTGAATTGA
- the uppS gene encoding polyprenyl diphosphate synthase, producing the protein MGEAASPAVPRHLAVIMDGNGRWAEQRRRPRLIGHRAGARAVNLCMEFCLEQGVEALTLFAFSSENWGRPQEEVSGLMRLFTGTLDREVDDLHRRGIRLRFIGDDTRFSPDIRRRMQAGEALTAGNTRMTLTIAASYGGRQDIVGAARVLATEVAAGRMRPEDIDEAAFARHVALPDLPAPDLLIRTGGDQRISNFLLWQAAYTELWFTPRLWPELDAATLQHAFDDYARRERRFGLTGAQVAAPAQDSPSNA; encoded by the coding sequence ATGGGCGAAGCCGCCTCTCCCGCCGTTCCGCGCCACCTCGCCGTCATCATGGACGGCAACGGCCGCTGGGCCGAACAGCGCCGCCGCCCGCGGCTGATCGGCCATCGCGCCGGCGCCCGCGCGGTCAACCTGTGCATGGAGTTCTGCCTTGAACAGGGCGTGGAAGCACTGACCCTGTTCGCGTTCTCCAGCGAGAACTGGGGCCGCCCGCAGGAGGAAGTGAGCGGCCTGATGCGGCTGTTCACCGGCACCCTCGACCGCGAGGTGGACGACCTGCACCGGCGCGGCATCCGCCTACGCTTCATCGGCGATGACACGCGCTTCTCGCCCGACATCCGCCGCCGCATGCAGGCCGGCGAGGCGCTGACCGCCGGCAACACGCGGATGACGCTGACCATTGCCGCCAGCTACGGCGGGCGCCAGGACATCGTCGGGGCCGCCCGCGTGCTGGCCACCGAAGTCGCCGCCGGCCGGATGCGCCCGGAAGACATCGACGAAGCCGCCTTCGCCCGCCATGTCGCCCTGCCCGACCTGCCCGCGCCCGACCTGCTGATCCGCACCGGCGGCGACCAGCGCATCAGCAATTTCCTGCTCTGGCAGGCCGCCTACACCGAGCTCTGGTTCACGCCGCGCTTGTGGCCCGAACTCGATGCCGCCACACTCCAGCACGCCTTCGACGATTACGCCCGCCGCGAACGCCGCTTCGGCCTGACCGGGGCACAGGTCGCGGCACCCGCCCAGGACTCCCCGTCGAACGCATGA
- the frr gene encoding ribosome recycling factor: protein MIKDIHHDAQTRMQKSIESLRHNLAKVRTGRATSALVDHIKVQSYGSDVPLSQVASVAVSDARSLTISPWDKQMVAPIEKAIINSDLGLTPNTAGMTIRINIPPLTEERRKELTKVVHSEGEDAKVAIRNIRRDANQQVKDLMKDKTVTEDDVRRSEDDIQKMTDKAVKDVDEVLKTKEQELMAV, encoded by the coding sequence ATGATCAAGGACATCCACCACGACGCGCAGACCCGCATGCAGAAGAGCATCGAGTCGCTGCGCCACAATCTGGCCAAGGTCCGCACCGGCCGCGCCACGTCCGCCCTGGTCGACCACATCAAGGTCCAGAGCTACGGCTCCGACGTGCCGCTGTCGCAGGTCGCCAGCGTGGCCGTGTCCGATGCGCGCTCGCTGACCATCTCGCCGTGGGACAAGCAGATGGTCGCGCCGATCGAGAAGGCGATCATCAATTCGGACCTGGGCCTGACCCCGAACACCGCCGGCATGACCATCCGCATCAACATCCCGCCGCTGACCGAGGAACGCCGCAAGGAGCTAACCAAGGTCGTGCATTCCGAAGGCGAGGACGCCAAGGTGGCGATCCGCAACATCCGCCGCGACGCCAACCAGCAGGTCAAGGACCTGATGAAGGACAAGACCGTCACCGAGGACGACGTGCGCCGCAGCGAGGACGACATCCAGAAGATGACCGACAAGGCGGTCAAGGACGTGGATGAAGTGCTGAAGACCAAGGAACAGGAGTTGATGGCGGTCTGA
- the pyrH gene encoding UMP kinase: MSQLAHRRVLLKLSGEALMGDEDYGIDPKVLHRIAREVIEARDAGAEIALVIGGGNIFRGAGLAAGGMDRVTGDQMGMLATVINALAMQDALEKLGGKARVMSALKINDVCEDYIRRRAVRHLEKGRITIFAAGTGNPFFTTDSGAALRAIEIGADLLLKATKVDGVYDRDPKKHADAVRFDTLDYDQIITRDLQVMDTAAFALCRDAEMPMRIFDMDRPGALLGILRGESIGTLVQGRAAR, encoded by the coding sequence ATGTCCCAGCTCGCCCATCGCCGTGTCCTGCTGAAACTGTCCGGCGAGGCGTTGATGGGGGATGAGGACTACGGCATCGACCCGAAGGTGCTGCACCGCATCGCCCGCGAGGTGATCGAGGCACGCGACGCCGGCGCGGAAATCGCCCTGGTGATCGGCGGCGGCAACATCTTCCGCGGCGCGGGCCTGGCGGCCGGCGGCATGGACCGCGTGACCGGCGACCAGATGGGCATGCTCGCCACCGTCATCAATGCGCTGGCCATGCAGGACGCGCTGGAAAAGCTCGGCGGCAAGGCGCGGGTGATGAGCGCGCTCAAGATCAACGACGTCTGCGAGGACTACATCCGCCGTCGCGCGGTGCGTCATCTGGAAAAGGGCCGCATCACCATTTTCGCGGCCGGCACCGGCAACCCCTTCTTCACCACCGATTCCGGCGCCGCCCTGCGCGCGATCGAGATCGGCGCCGACCTGCTGCTCAAGGCGACCAAGGTCGATGGCGTCTACGACCGCGACCCCAAGAAGCACGCCGACGCGGTGCGCTTCGACACCCTCGACTACGACCAGATCATCACCCGCGACCTGCAGGTGATGGATACCGCCGCCTTCGCGCTCTGCCGCGACGCGGAAATGCCGATGCGCATCTTCGACATGGACCGCCCGGGCGCGCTGCTCGGCATCCTGCGCGGCGAGAGCATCGGCACGCTGGTGCAGGGCCGCGCGGCGCGCTGA
- a CDS encoding cation diffusion facilitator family transporter has product MGAGHGHHHGNDTRAFAWVTLINLAYTVVEAGYGFATDSLALLTDALHNFGDVLGLALAWGAASLAKRAPTTRHTYGWRRATLLSPLINAMLLVTFSGALGWEAFRRFSAPPDIPAIQVMVVAAIGILVNLGAAWFVRDGHQHDLNRRGAFLHLVADAAVSLAAVLAGLGMWKLGWNWLDPATALLISVVVAVGAFALLRDSFDAAMDAVPRGIERERVLAFLEAQPGVQTVHHLHIWALGAGEIAMTAHLVRAQAGDHDDFIDRITHALDHEFGINHPTLQIEHGGGCEHDLHDRAPHAH; this is encoded by the coding sequence ATGGGCGCCGGCCACGGCCACCATCACGGCAACGACACCCGCGCCTTCGCGTGGGTCACCCTGATCAATCTCGCCTACACGGTGGTGGAGGCCGGCTACGGCTTCGCCACCGATTCGCTGGCCCTGCTCACCGACGCGCTGCACAACTTCGGTGACGTGCTCGGGCTGGCGCTGGCCTGGGGCGCGGCCTCGCTGGCCAAGCGCGCGCCGACCACCCGCCACACCTACGGCTGGCGTCGCGCCACCCTGCTCTCGCCGCTGATCAACGCGATGCTGCTGGTGACGTTCTCCGGCGCGCTGGGCTGGGAAGCGTTCCGCCGTTTCAGCGCGCCGCCGGATATCCCCGCCATACAGGTCATGGTGGTCGCGGCGATCGGCATCCTGGTCAACCTGGGCGCGGCCTGGTTCGTGCGCGACGGCCACCAGCACGACCTCAACCGGCGCGGCGCCTTCCTGCATCTGGTGGCGGATGCGGCGGTCTCGCTGGCGGCGGTGCTGGCCGGGCTGGGCATGTGGAAGCTGGGCTGGAACTGGCTGGATCCGGCCACCGCGCTGCTGATCAGCGTGGTGGTGGCGGTCGGCGCCTTCGCGCTGCTCAGGGACAGTTTCGATGCCGCGATGGACGCGGTGCCGCGCGGCATCGAACGCGAGCGCGTGCTGGCCTTCCTCGAAGCCCAGCCGGGCGTGCAGACCGTCCACCACCTGCACATCTGGGCGCTGGGCGCGGGCGAGATCGCGATGACCGCGCACCTGGTCCGCGCGCAGGCCGGCGACCACGATGACTTCATCGACCGCATCACCCATGCGCTCGACCACGAGTTCGGCATCAACCATCCCACCCTGCAGATCGAGCACGGCGGCGGCTGCGAGCACGACCTGCACGACCGCGCGCCGCACGCGCACTAG